Proteins from a genomic interval of Beijerinckia indica subsp. indica ATCC 9039:
- a CDS encoding FmdB family zinc ribbon protein codes for MPVYEYLCDTCGDFTAMRPMSEYSDPQPCPDCGALAPRVLLTAPHSSSMSRARFEAHAVNERASHAPMTSDEYKAKHGAGCACCSGGLKSKKKRPMLTTTSGAKSFPTARPWMISH; via the coding sequence ATGCCGGTCTATGAGTATTTGTGCGATACATGTGGCGATTTCACCGCAATGCGGCCGATGAGCGAATATTCCGATCCGCAACCCTGTCCGGATTGTGGCGCCCTTGCGCCGCGCGTGCTTTTGACCGCGCCGCACTCTTCCAGCATGTCGCGCGCACGCTTTGAGGCCCATGCCGTCAACGAGCGCGCGAGCCATGCGCCGATGACGAGCGATGAATATAAGGCCAAACATGGCGCTGGCTGCGCGTGCTGCTCGGGTGGCCTGAAAAGCAAGAAGAAACGGCCAATGCTGACCACAACGAGTGGCGCCAAGAGCTTTCCGACCGCTCGGCCCTGGATGATCAGCCATTGA
- the urtD gene encoding urea ABC transporter ATP-binding protein UrtD — protein MNPQRNNQMNKDFVLAVEGLTVSFDGFKAVDDLSFYVDENEIRVIIGPNGAGKTTVLDLICGRTKATDGSIKFKDRELTTMKEHEIVRAGVGRKFQNPSIYEDLTVFENLEISYPKGRSVLGALTFRRDAAVKERVREIAETIFLAGQLDQRAEYLSHGQKQWLEIGMLLIQDPELLMLDEPVAGMSVSERKKTAELLNTIIKNRSVIVIEHDMKFVEDIAHKVTVLHQGKVLSEGTMAKVQADPKVIEVYLGH, from the coding sequence ATGAACCCGCAACGGAACAATCAGATGAATAAGGACTTCGTGCTGGCGGTCGAGGGCCTGACCGTCTCCTTCGACGGCTTCAAGGCCGTCGATGATCTCTCCTTCTATGTCGATGAGAACGAAATCCGCGTGATTATCGGCCCGAATGGCGCCGGCAAGACAACGGTACTCGATCTTATATGCGGACGTACCAAGGCGACCGACGGTTCGATCAAGTTCAAGGACCGTGAACTGACGACCATGAAGGAGCATGAAATCGTGCGTGCCGGGGTCGGGCGCAAATTTCAAAATCCATCCATCTATGAGGATCTCACCGTCTTCGAGAATCTCGAAATCTCCTATCCCAAAGGGCGTTCAGTGCTGGGCGCACTCACCTTTCGCCGCGACGCGGCCGTGAAGGAGCGGGTGAGAGAGATCGCTGAAACCATCTTTCTCGCCGGCCAGCTCGATCAACGCGCGGAATATCTCAGCCATGGCCAGAAGCAATGGCTGGAAATCGGCATGTTGCTGATCCAGGACCCTGAACTTTTGATGCTCGACGAGCCGGTCGCCGGCATGAGTGTTTCCGAGCGCAAGAAGACCGCTGAATTGTTGAATACCATTATCAAGAACCGCTCGGTGATCGTGATCGAGCATGACATGAAATTCGTTGAGGATATCGCCCACAAAGTCACCGTGTTGCATCAGGGCAAGGTTCTCTCCGAAGGCACGATGGCCAAGGTCCAGGCGGATCCCAAGGTCATCGAAGTCTATCTCGGTCATTGA
- a CDS encoding LysR family transcriptional regulator has translation MLDPLHLQTFLHIAEGHSFSETGRRLGIRQSTVSDHVRKLEEILGHQLFVRDTHHVTLTLEGEALVAFATGILAAQDRALRHFAGTKLRGRLRLGVTEDLILSWLPQILNDFVQKHPQIDLSFTIALSNVLIQRFDAGELDLVLCKRWAGEERGELLWRDQVVWVGANPAPISANGQLLLILYPAPSLTRFMALSALESAGISWHIACTSDSLSGVVAAARAGMGIFAHSRSLIPSGLVEITSSHGLPKLNELDFVMLSANPRYHASIGELTEAIRLHVSRRDGSKP, from the coding sequence ATGCTCGATCCGCTGCACTTGCAAACATTTCTGCACATCGCAGAAGGCCACAGTTTTTCAGAGACGGGCCGCCGTTTGGGTATCCGCCAATCCACGGTCAGCGATCACGTGCGCAAACTCGAAGAGATACTCGGCCATCAACTTTTCGTGCGCGATACCCATCACGTGACATTGACGCTCGAAGGAGAAGCGCTTGTCGCTTTCGCGACGGGTATCCTTGCCGCCCAGGATAGAGCGCTCAGACATTTCGCCGGAACCAAATTGCGCGGACGTCTGCGTTTAGGCGTGACCGAGGATCTCATTCTTTCCTGGCTGCCCCAGATCCTGAATGATTTTGTCCAGAAGCACCCACAGATCGATTTGAGCTTTACAATTGCCTTGAGCAATGTGCTGATCCAGCGTTTCGACGCGGGCGAACTCGATCTTGTTCTGTGTAAGCGTTGGGCGGGTGAAGAGCGCGGCGAGCTCCTTTGGCGCGACCAAGTCGTGTGGGTGGGAGCCAACCCCGCTCCGATCAGCGCGAACGGACAACTTCTTCTCATTTTGTATCCGGCCCCGAGCCTGACGCGCTTCATGGCCTTGAGCGCGCTTGAAAGCGCTGGAATTTCGTGGCACATCGCCTGTACGAGCGACAGTTTAAGCGGTGTCGTTGCCGCGGCCCGTGCGGGAATGGGAATTTTCGCGCATTCCCGCAGTTTGATCCCATCGGGCCTCGTGGAAATCACTTCCTCCCATGGCTTGCCGAAACTCAATGAACTTGATTTCGTCATGCTCTCCGCCAATCCGCGCTATCATGCCTCCATCGGCGAACTAACCGAAGCGATCCGACTTCACGTCTCCCGACGCGACGGGTCCAAACCTTGA
- the urtC gene encoding urea ABC transporter permease subunit UrtC: MTPFDRSFFLARKDIVGIVILSALLIVILPLALDSFRLQMVGKYLTYAFVALGLVLCWGYAGILSLGQGIFFGLGGYCMAMYLKLEASSVENTKIQSTPGIPDFMDWNQLTELPYFWRPFHSFGFTTLAIVAVPAIFAGIIGFAMFKRRVGGVYFSIITQAIASILTILIIGQQGYTGGINGITDLRTLHGWDIRTDAAKSILYFVCVGLLLASILLAYYVKSSKLGRILVAMRDKEDRVRFSGYDVANFKVFIFCLSAILSAIGGAMFTLQVGFMSPSFVGTVPSIEMVIYCAVGGRLSLLGAVYGTLLVSWAKTSLSESFPELWLFGLGGLFIAVVLVFPNGLAGLYQTYVAPHLGKVFGLKPKTPSGAPAVAE, from the coding sequence ATGACACCATTCGACCGTAGTTTCTTCCTTGCCCGCAAGGATATCGTTGGCATTGTGATTTTGAGTGCGCTGCTCATCGTCATTCTGCCTCTCGCACTCGACAGCTTTCGCCTGCAAATGGTTGGCAAATATCTGACCTATGCATTCGTGGCGCTTGGCCTGGTCCTATGCTGGGGATATGCTGGCATCCTTTCGCTTGGCCAAGGCATATTCTTCGGCCTTGGCGGCTATTGCATGGCCATGTATCTCAAGCTCGAAGCTTCGAGCGTGGAGAACACCAAGATCCAGTCGACACCGGGCATTCCGGACTTCATGGATTGGAACCAGCTCACCGAATTGCCCTATTTCTGGCGGCCTTTCCACAGCTTCGGCTTCACGACTCTCGCCATTGTCGCAGTGCCTGCCATCTTCGCGGGAATCATCGGCTTTGCCATGTTCAAGCGGCGCGTGGGTGGTGTCTATTTCTCGATCATCACGCAGGCCATCGCCTCGATCCTGACCATCCTCATCATTGGTCAGCAGGGATATACAGGCGGCATCAACGGAATCACGGATCTGCGGACGCTGCACGGTTGGGATATCCGCACCGATGCGGCGAAGAGTATCCTCTATTTCGTCTGTGTCGGTCTGCTGCTCGCCTCCATTCTGCTGGCCTATTACGTCAAATCCTCCAAACTCGGCCGCATACTCGTCGCCATGCGCGATAAAGAGGATCGTGTCCGTTTCTCCGGCTATGACGTCGCCAATTTCAAAGTCTTCATCTTCTGCCTTTCCGCTATTCTGTCGGCGATCGGTGGTGCGATGTTTACACTCCAGGTCGGCTTCATGTCGCCGTCCTTCGTCGGAACAGTGCCCTCGATCGAAATGGTCATCTATTGCGCCGTCGGCGGTCGCCTTTCCCTGCTGGGAGCGGTCTATGGCACGCTGCTCGTCAGCTGGGCAAAGACATCCCTCTCCGAGAGCTTTCCTGAACTCTGGCTGTTCGGTCTCGGCGGCTTGTTCATCGCCGTGGTGCTTGTCTTCCCGAATGGCCTTGCCGGCCTCTACCAGACGTATGTGGCCCCGCATCTGGGCAAGGTCTTCGGCCTGAAGCCGAAGACGCCCAGCGGCGCCCCGGCCGTTGCCGAGTGA
- the urtA gene encoding urea ABC transporter substrate-binding protein translates to MSSNDDHSKDSSVSRRNVLKVLSTVPAAALLPAAALFPKAGYAQAPATSAVNTTGLAVTDTEVTVGILHSVTGTMAISETGSVQAEKLAIDQINAAGGVLGRKIKYIQEDGASDWPTFAEKAKKLLVNDKCASVMGCWTSASRKAVLPVFEQYNGILYYPTFYEGLEQSKNVIYTGQEATQQIIAGLDWVSKVKGAKSFYLLGSDYIWPRTSNKIARKHIENFLKGKVVGEEYFPLGHTQFNSVINKIKLTKPDVIYAIIVGGSNVAFYKQLKAAGIDLSKQTLLTISVTEDEILGIGGENIAGAYACMKYFQSLDNSNNKKFVEAFKKAYGDKVVIGDVTQAAYLGPWLWKLTVEKAGSFDVDKVVEASPGIEFKEAPEGYVKIHPNHHLWSRTRVGKALVNGQYEVVYETPDLVEPNPFPKGYQ, encoded by the coding sequence ATGTCTTCAAATGACGATCACTCGAAAGATAGTTCTGTCAGCCGTCGCAATGTGCTGAAAGTCCTGTCGACTGTTCCAGCTGCCGCGCTCCTGCCGGCTGCCGCATTATTTCCGAAGGCTGGCTATGCCCAGGCGCCAGCAACCTCGGCGGTCAACACGACAGGATTAGCCGTCACCGACACTGAGGTGACGGTTGGCATTCTGCATTCCGTCACCGGCACAATGGCGATCTCGGAGACCGGCTCGGTGCAAGCCGAGAAGCTCGCCATCGATCAGATCAATGCCGCTGGCGGCGTGCTCGGTCGCAAGATCAAATATATTCAGGAAGATGGCGCCTCCGATTGGCCGACCTTCGCCGAAAAGGCGAAGAAGCTGCTCGTCAACGATAAATGCGCCTCGGTCATGGGGTGCTGGACTTCGGCATCGCGCAAGGCAGTGTTGCCGGTCTTCGAGCAATATAACGGCATCCTCTATTACCCCACCTTTTACGAAGGGTTGGAACAGTCGAAAAACGTCATCTATACGGGCCAGGAGGCGACCCAGCAAATCATCGCCGGTCTCGACTGGGTTTCCAAGGTCAAGGGCGCCAAGTCGTTCTATCTTCTTGGTTCGGACTATATCTGGCCGCGTACCTCCAACAAGATCGCGCGGAAGCATATTGAAAACTTCCTCAAGGGGAAGGTGGTCGGAGAGGAATATTTCCCGCTCGGCCACACCCAGTTCAATTCCGTCATCAATAAGATCAAGCTGACCAAGCCGGACGTGATCTACGCAATCATCGTCGGCGGTTCCAATGTTGCCTTTTACAAGCAGCTCAAGGCGGCAGGCATCGATCTTTCCAAGCAGACCTTGCTCACCATTTCCGTGACCGAGGACGAGATATTGGGCATTGGTGGCGAAAATATTGCCGGCGCCTATGCGTGCATGAAGTACTTCCAGTCCCTCGACAACTCGAACAACAAGAAGTTCGTGGAAGCCTTCAAGAAGGCCTATGGCGACAAGGTGGTGATCGGCGATGTGACGCAGGCGGCTTATCTGGGGCCCTGGCTGTGGAAGCTGACCGTTGAGAAGGCTGGCAGCTTCGACGTCGACAAAGTGGTGGAAGCTTCTCCCGGCATCGAGTTCAAAGAGGCTCCCGAAGGCTACGTCAAGATCCATCCGAACCACCATCTGTGGAGCCGGACGCGTGTCGGCAAGGCGCTCGTCAATGGCCAGTACGAGGTGGTCTACGAGACCCCTGATCTCGTAGAGCCGAACCCGTTCCCCAAAGGATATCAATAA
- the fmdA gene encoding formamidase — protein MPDTLISVDLSRPATENENLHNRWHPDIPIAVWVEPGADFLVETVDWTGGAIKNDDSADDIRDVDLSTVHYLSGPIGVKGAEPGDLLVVDILDAGPLKGHEWGFNGFFAKKNGGGFLTDHFPLAQKSVWNFDGMFTRSRHIPGVSFGGLIHPGLIGTLPSKAMLETWNARELGLIATNPTRVPPLANPPFAKTAHLGRLKGEAKEKVAAEGARTVPPREHGGNCDIKDLSRGSKIYFPVYVPGAGLSMGDMHFSQGDGEITFCGAIEMFGAWLHIKVELIKEGMSKYGIKNPIFKPSPITPNYKDYLIFEGISVDEEGKQYYLDANVAYRQACLNAIEYLKKFGYSGAQAYSILGTAPVQGHFSGVVDIPNSCATLWIPTEIFDFDINPSAAGPTKYLDGSIDMPIAQDV, from the coding sequence ATGCCTGATACCCTTATCTCCGTCGACCTGTCACGGCCGGCGACAGAGAATGAAAACCTCCACAATCGCTGGCACCCGGACATTCCGATTGCGGTGTGGGTCGAACCCGGCGCTGACTTCCTGGTCGAGACTGTCGATTGGACCGGCGGCGCCATCAAGAATGACGATTCCGCCGATGACATCCGCGATGTCGATCTGTCTACTGTGCACTATCTCTCCGGTCCGATCGGGGTGAAAGGAGCCGAGCCGGGCGACCTCTTGGTGGTCGACATTCTTGATGCCGGTCCCTTGAAGGGGCATGAATGGGGCTTCAACGGCTTCTTCGCCAAGAAGAACGGCGGTGGCTTCCTCACCGATCACTTCCCGCTGGCGCAGAAATCAGTGTGGAATTTCGATGGCATGTTCACCCGCTCACGCCATATCCCGGGCGTCAGCTTTGGCGGCCTCATTCATCCCGGCCTCATCGGCACCTTGCCGAGCAAGGCGATGCTCGAGACCTGGAACGCGCGTGAACTGGGGCTGATCGCGACCAACCCGACCCGCGTGCCGCCGCTCGCCAATCCGCCTTTCGCCAAGACTGCTCATCTCGGCAGACTCAAGGGCGAGGCGAAAGAGAAGGTCGCGGCAGAGGGCGCTCGTACCGTGCCGCCACGCGAACATGGCGGTAATTGCGACATCAAGGATTTGTCGCGCGGCTCCAAGATCTATTTTCCGGTCTATGTGCCTGGCGCCGGCCTTTCGATGGGCGACATGCATTTCAGCCAGGGCGATGGCGAGATCACTTTCTGCGGCGCCATCGAAATGTTTGGCGCGTGGCTGCATATCAAGGTCGAACTTATCAAGGAGGGCATGTCGAAATACGGCATCAAGAATCCGATCTTCAAGCCGTCGCCGATCACGCCGAATTACAAGGATTATCTCATCTTCGAGGGTATTTCGGTGGATGAGGAAGGCAAGCAATATTACCTGGACGCTAATGTCGCCTACCGTCAGGCCTGCCTCAACGCCATCGAATATCTCAAGAAATTCGGCTATTCAGGCGCGCAGGCTTATTCGATCCTCGGGACCGCGCCAGTGCAGGGCCATTTCTCCGGCGTCGTCGATATTCCGAACTCCTGCGCCACTTTGTGGATCCCGACCGAGATCTTCGACTTCGACATCAATCCTTCAGCGGCCGGTCCGACGAAATATCTTGACGGCTCCATTGATATGCCGATCGCCCAGGATGTGTAA
- the urtE gene encoding urea ABC transporter ATP-binding subunit UrtE gives MLDVSKLVVAYGQSEVLHGLDLTVAPNEIVAIMGRNGMGKTTLMRALMGIIPTRSGAVRVGPTDITKLRSYERVVEGIAYVPQGRMIFSNMTVQENIETGLIARGESRVPSDLYDLFPVLLEMKERRGGNLSGGQQQQLAIARALATKPKVLLLDEPTEGIQPSIIREMGRTLKRIRDEKGLSVVVSEQVLSFALDIADRVLVIENGEIVHENLRAEVDEAKVAKFLSV, from the coding sequence ATGCTCGACGTCTCCAAACTCGTTGTCGCTTACGGACAGAGCGAAGTGCTGCACGGTCTCGACTTGACTGTCGCGCCCAATGAGATTGTCGCCATCATGGGCCGCAATGGCATGGGCAAGACCACGCTCATGAGGGCGCTCATGGGGATCATACCGACGCGAAGCGGCGCGGTCCGCGTTGGTCCCACCGACATCACGAAACTCAGGAGCTACGAACGCGTCGTGGAGGGGATCGCCTATGTCCCTCAGGGGCGCATGATCTTCTCCAATATGACTGTGCAGGAGAATATCGAAACCGGGCTCATCGCGCGTGGCGAAAGCAGGGTGCCGTCCGATCTCTATGATTTGTTTCCGGTGCTGCTTGAAATGAAGGAGCGGCGCGGCGGCAATCTGTCTGGCGGGCAGCAGCAGCAGCTCGCCATAGCGCGGGCGCTCGCCACCAAGCCAAAAGTGCTGCTGCTTGATGAACCGACGGAGGGTATTCAGCCCTCCATCATTCGGGAAATGGGCCGCACTTTGAAGCGCATACGTGACGAGAAAGGCCTCTCCGTTGTCGTATCCGAGCAAGTGCTGTCCTTCGCTCTCGATATCGCCGACCGCGTGCTTGTCATCGAGAACGGTGAGATCGTCCATGAAAATCTGCGCGCCGAAGTCGACGAGGCCAAGGTCGCCAAATTTCTCTCAGTCTGA
- the urtB gene encoding urea ABC transporter permease subunit UrtB yields MFMDYSLGDLGSIFVMQAFAGLILFSIFVLMALGLAIIFGQMGVINMAHGEFMILGAYMTYLTSNLFQTYLPSLYSIYFFVAMAVAFLASGALGLLVEWSMIRFLYKRPLDTLLATWGLSLILQQSYRSIFGAREVGVELPPWMMGSLPVTGTIEVQINGLFVMGLTVVITLSVYLLLYRSSWGKQVRAVMQNRVMAGAVGINTEKTDRYTFGLGCGIAGIAGSAFTMIGSTGPTAGQLYIVDTFLVVVFGGAQSLLGVIASAFTISQAQSTLEFFLSGSMAKVLTLLGVVVILMIRPQGLFTIKVRR; encoded by the coding sequence ATGTTCATGGACTATTCGCTCGGCGATCTCGGTTCGATCTTCGTCATGCAGGCTTTTGCCGGCCTGATCCTGTTCTCGATCTTCGTCCTGATGGCGCTGGGTCTGGCCATCATCTTTGGCCAGATGGGCGTCATCAATATGGCGCATGGCGAGTTCATGATCCTTGGCGCCTATATGACGTATCTCACGTCAAATCTGTTCCAAACCTATCTGCCCTCGCTCTATTCGATCTATTTCTTCGTCGCCATGGCGGTCGCCTTTCTCGCCTCCGGCGCGCTCGGCCTCCTTGTCGAGTGGAGCATGATCCGCTTTCTTTATAAGCGGCCGCTAGACACTCTCCTGGCCACGTGGGGCCTCAGTCTCATCCTGCAACAAAGCTACCGCTCCATTTTTGGCGCGCGCGAGGTGGGTGTCGAACTGCCGCCATGGATGATGGGTTCGCTGCCTGTTACCGGCACGATCGAAGTCCAGATCAACGGCTTGTTCGTGATGGGCCTCACCGTCGTCATTACCCTTTCTGTTTATCTTCTGCTTTATCGTTCGAGCTGGGGCAAACAGGTGCGCGCCGTGATGCAGAACCGTGTCATGGCGGGGGCGGTCGGTATCAATACAGAGAAAACCGATCGCTATACATTCGGCCTTGGCTGCGGCATCGCCGGCATCGCTGGCTCCGCTTTCACCATGATCGGCTCTACGGGTCCGACCGCCGGTCAGCTCTATATCGTCGATACATTCCTCGTCGTCGTGTTTGGTGGCGCGCAGAGCCTCCTTGGCGTCATCGCTTCGGCTTTTACAATTTCCCAAGCGCAGTCGACGCTGGAGTTTTTCTTATCTGGCTCGATGGCGAAAGTGCTCACTCTGCTCGGCGTGGTGGTCATCCTGATGATTCGTCCACAAGGTCTGTTCACCATCAAGGTCCGGCGTTGA
- a CDS encoding hybrid sensor histidine kinase/response regulator: MAAEQKIIRVRRRYNQWVVNETLEDYALRFTAKNSRRWSVLRVANTALGAVAFLALEAIGGAITLSYGFSNAVTAILVVCALIFATGLPISYYAAKYGVDIDLLTRGAGFGYIGSTLTSLIYASFTYLFFAIEAAIMALALEMCFGVPLMIGYFVSALVVIPLVTHGITFISRFQLWTQPLWIFLNVLPFLFITWSSDGTLMAGWTGFPGLLDGANGSFDLVRFGLASTLVFAVITQIGEQVDFLRFLPRRAQGSTPGVSPTAWWVAMISAGPGWVVPGGLKMLGGSFLAYYALQHGVPFSHAAEPTQMYLIAFKTALSPQVALAFTGLFVIVAQLKINVTNSYAGSIAWSNFFSRLTHSHPGRVVWLVFNVAIALMLMTLGIYKILEKILGLYSIIAVAWVAAIVADLIVNKPLGLSPPGIEFKRAHLYDINPVGVGAVMAGTGVAVFAFAGVFGPLLQACAPFLALFVSFSTAPLIAFLTKGRYYIARHPRENWHDKEALKCCICKHKFEIEDMAHCPAYDGPICSLCCSLDARCNDRCKTEARFPEQILAALGAALPAWIMERINSRLGHYLGVLAVLASIIAAILGALYLQAALAPAAERAAIGAMLFTLYFILLIIAGIAAWLFVLTQESRSVAQEESHRQTALLRREIEAHKRTDQKLQKAKEVAEAANLAKSRFVVGLSHELRTPLNAIMGYAQILERDVSIPSHRRNAIRVMHRSAEHLSGLIDGLLDISKIEAGRLHLSRDEVRFGEFLDHLVDMFRLQATAKGIDFVYIRSEHLPAVVFTDEKRLRQILINLLTNAIKFTAEGRVTLRVSYRYPVARFEIEDTGMGISRNDQERIFYPFERGQHAGTYAIIGIGLGLTITKLLTEIMGGEICLTSEIGVGSTFQVKIMLSEATHPVHARPIEQSIRGYLGPRRTVLVADDNVDHRDLMHELLIPLGFTVLSAPDGVAAMEMVRQWDPDLLLLDISMPNLDGWEVARQLRDEGFTRLRIIIISANAGEIREDVMEKRYHDDQIVKPVHLPGLLEKVQTLLDLEWTDQVETGETKAPLRPPLSIRPPASDHIAELIKLGEIGYVRGIQAKLNEMETLSSEHDAFVAHMRDLMDVFDLKQYMTLLEAIRRDDA; encoded by the coding sequence ATGGCGGCGGAGCAGAAGATCATTCGGGTGCGGCGTCGCTACAATCAATGGGTCGTCAATGAGACGCTTGAAGATTATGCGCTCCGCTTTACCGCAAAGAATTCCCGGCGATGGTCGGTGTTGCGGGTCGCCAATACCGCCCTCGGCGCGGTCGCCTTTCTGGCGCTGGAAGCGATCGGCGGCGCCATCACCCTGAGTTACGGCTTTTCAAACGCCGTCACCGCCATTCTCGTGGTCTGCGCGCTGATCTTCGCCACGGGTCTGCCCATCAGCTATTATGCCGCCAAATATGGGGTCGATATCGACCTGCTCACGCGCGGCGCCGGCTTCGGCTATATCGGCTCGACGCTCACGTCGCTGATCTACGCATCCTTCACCTATCTGTTCTTCGCCATCGAAGCGGCGATCATGGCGCTTGCACTCGAAATGTGTTTCGGCGTGCCGCTGATGATCGGCTATTTCGTCAGCGCGCTCGTCGTCATCCCTTTGGTGACGCATGGCATCACCTTCATCAGCCGCTTTCAACTCTGGACGCAGCCCCTCTGGATTTTCCTGAACGTGCTGCCCTTTCTCTTCATTACCTGGAGCAGCGACGGCACATTGATGGCGGGCTGGACTGGTTTTCCGGGTCTGCTTGACGGCGCAAACGGCTCTTTCGATTTGGTGAGGTTCGGCTTAGCCTCGACATTGGTTTTCGCCGTGATCACCCAAATTGGTGAGCAGGTTGATTTCCTGCGCTTTCTGCCACGCCGCGCGCAAGGCTCGACGCCGGGTGTATCTCCCACGGCATGGTGGGTGGCCATGATATCGGCCGGGCCAGGCTGGGTCGTTCCGGGCGGGCTGAAAATGCTCGGCGGTTCCTTTCTCGCTTATTATGCCTTGCAGCATGGCGTGCCATTCAGCCATGCCGCCGAGCCGACCCAGATGTATCTCATCGCCTTCAAGACCGCGTTGTCACCGCAAGTGGCACTCGCTTTCACCGGTCTGTTTGTGATTGTGGCGCAGCTCAAGATCAATGTCACCAATTCCTATGCGGGCTCAATTGCCTGGTCAAACTTCTTCTCCCGCCTCACGCACAGCCACCCCGGACGTGTCGTCTGGCTGGTCTTCAATGTCGCCATCGCGCTGATGCTGATGACGCTCGGCATCTACAAGATTCTCGAGAAGATATTGGGCCTTTATTCCATCATCGCGGTCGCATGGGTGGCCGCGATCGTCGCGGACCTTATCGTGAACAAGCCGCTCGGTCTCTCTCCGCCCGGCATCGAATTCAAGCGTGCCCATCTCTACGATATCAACCCAGTCGGCGTCGGGGCGGTGATGGCTGGAACCGGTGTCGCCGTCTTCGCCTTCGCGGGCGTTTTCGGCCCGCTGCTCCAAGCATGCGCACCATTCCTGGCGCTCTTCGTTTCTTTCAGCACCGCGCCCCTGATCGCCTTCCTCACCAAGGGCCGTTATTACATCGCCCGCCATCCACGCGAGAATTGGCACGATAAGGAAGCGCTGAAATGCTGCATCTGCAAACATAAATTCGAGATCGAGGATATGGCGCATTGCCCGGCCTATGATGGGCCGATTTGCTCGCTCTGCTGCTCGCTCGACGCACGCTGCAACGACCGTTGCAAGACGGAGGCGCGCTTTCCCGAGCAGATCCTCGCGGCGCTGGGGGCGGCACTGCCGGCCTGGATCATGGAGCGCATCAATTCCCGCCTCGGCCATTATCTCGGTGTGTTGGCGGTGCTTGCCTCCATTATCGCAGCCATATTGGGTGCGCTCTATTTGCAGGCCGCTCTCGCCCCTGCCGCTGAGCGTGCGGCAATTGGTGCGATGCTCTTCACACTCTATTTCATCCTGCTCATCATCGCTGGCATTGCCGCTTGGCTCTTCGTGCTGACGCAAGAAAGCCGGAGTGTGGCGCAAGAGGAAAGTCACCGCCAGACCGCGCTTTTAAGGCGCGAGATCGAGGCCCATAAGCGCACCGACCAAAAGCTCCAGAAAGCGAAGGAAGTGGCGGAGGCCGCCAATCTCGCCAAAAGCCGCTTTGTGGTCGGCTTGAGCCATGAACTGCGGACGCCGCTGAATGCTATTATGGGCTATGCTCAGATTCTTGAACGCGATGTCTCAATCCCTTCTCACCGGCGCAATGCCATTCGCGTGATGCATCGCTCGGCGGAGCACCTGTCCGGCCTCATTGACGGACTGCTCGATATTTCCAAGATCGAGGCGGGACGTTTGCACCTGTCGCGCGACGAAGTCCGCTTTGGCGAATTCCTCGACCATCTGGTTGATATGTTCCGCCTCCAGGCTACAGCCAAAGGGATCGATTTCGTTTATATCCGCTCCGAACATCTCCCGGCCGTGGTCTTTACCGATGAAAAGCGGCTGCGGCAGATTCTGATCAACCTTCTGACCAACGCCATCAAATTCACCGCGGAAGGCCGAGTCACCCTCCGTGTTTCCTATCGCTATCCGGTCGCCAGGTTCGAAATCGAAGACACTGGCATGGGCATCTCCCGCAATGACCAGGAACGCATCTTCTATCCCTTCGAGCGTGGCCAGCATGCCGGCACCTATGCGATCATTGGCATTGGTCTTGGGCTCACCATTACCAAATTGCTTACGGAAATCATGGGCGGAGAAATCTGCTTGACCTCGGAAATTGGCGTGGGCAGCACCTTCCAAGTGAAGATCATGCTCTCCGAGGCGACCCATCCTGTCCATGCGAGGCCCATCGAGCAAAGCATTCGTGGCTATCTTGGCCCGCGTCGCACTGTGCTCGTTGCCGACGACAACGTGGACCACCGTGATCTCATGCATGAATTGCTGATCCCGCTGGGTTTCACAGTGCTTTCCGCTCCAGATGGCGTCGCCGCGATGGAAATGGTGCGGCAGTGGGATCCCGATCTGCTTCTGCTCGACATTTCAATGCCAAACCTGGATGGTTGGGAAGTCGCCCGACAACTTCGCGATGAAGGCTTCACGCGCCTACGCATCATCATCATCTCAGCCAATGCTGGCGAGATCCGCGAGGATGTGATGGAGAAGCGCTATCATGACGATCAGATCGTCAAGCCGGTTCATCTGCCGGGTCTCCTCGAAAAGGTACAGACATTGCTTGATCTGGAATGGACCGACCAGGTGGAAACCGGCGAGACCAAAGCCCCCCTACGCCCGCCGCTCTCGATACGCCCGCCAGCCAGCGACCATATCGCCGAATTGATCAAGCTCGGAGAAATCGGCTACGTACGGGGCATCCAGGCCAAGCTCAATGAGATGGAGACCCTCTCATCCGAACATGATGCCTTTGTCGCGCATATGCGTGACCTGATGGATGTCTTCGACCTTAAGCAATATATGACTCTCCTGGAGGCAATACGTCGCGATGACGCATAG